The window TGAGAAATAGAACAGTATGTAAGTGAAGATATTGTAGGAAGTTTTCCTATTAGTATCAAGCTTTTTGGGTGGAACGTTTTTGGAAGTGCTAGttccatttatttttttaaacaattttattgACCATCTTTGATCTTTTCGTTTGCTAAATTTTATGTAGGTGGCAAAGTCATGCTTCGTCCCTGTTTTACTGGGTCATGCCGTTGATGATGATTTTATACAGCCCCATCACTCTGATCGTGTATTTGAGGCGTACATGGTAACTGTCTAATTTACCCCCTCCCCCTTTCcggaaaaaaggagaaaaaggaaagaattggatagtctttttttcttttgttcttaagTTTACAGACTTTATGGGTGTAAAGGCATGTCAAATGTTTCTTTTTCTTAGGTGTAAAGGCATGTCaaatgtttctttttcttcttcaagtGGATCTCTgctaagttgctccgacacggCAGTTTAGGTGCCTCACCTGTGTCGACAtgacactagtatgggtgtgggtatgggattCGTATCGgatctggtcaaacaattttgggtactttgaccacgacggaagaaaaaattcgagacgagatacaatttgattacCAAAATCAGAGccaaaactagggtaaatttgaagacAATTGCATaccttatctaggaaatcaatcctttatttatctacaacttgagaataaaaaagaaatccacacTTTACATGCTATACGTAAGTGTTCCACAAAATTTCTtataatttagagatattttgatatttttatttttttgaattatttttagccggatcccTGCACCCATATCCGTGCTAAGATCTATAtcccgaatcttagaatttacatttctaaggatccgacctctagacCTGCACCCGTGTTGACACCCGCACCCGTGTCCAAGCACCTTAGGATCTCTGGGTTTAGAACGCGAGTTCTCTAGTGCTATGCTCCTTTATGTGCTATGTAGCAGTTAACTTTGTGTTTTTATAACACTTTTCATTCTTGTAACTGGTATTTATTGCTGTTTGTCCAGAAATGACATATGCCAATATACCCCATTTTGTTTCTTATTGTTTAGTGAACTTAATGTTGGCAGGGGGACAAGAATATTATAAAATTTGAGGGTGATCACAACTCTCCACGCCCACAGTTTTATTTTGATTCTATAAGTATCTTCTTCAACAATGTTTTGCAACCACCAGAGGATGAAGCAGGGGGTGCATTCTTTGACATGCCACAAGATTATTTTGGCAAGGTATAGTTCTATGAATCCATGTCATTACTGGTTCAAGTGCGTGGAAACTGCTGAGTTAGGCTAATAACTCATTGGATTCGAACTCTAACTATTTCCAGGGCAGTTGGAGTACAGTCCATGAAGTTGACTTTATGGATGATGTCCATGATGGTATtagtcttttcttcttttttatttccaGCAGCTGTTTCATTTCCTCCAAATTTTTATCTTAGAGAAGGGGAGAACGGGTTTTATCTTGATTCTTCATGCTATACAAATATCGACTGTTATTTATGTTTAATTTGCTATCAGTTGCAGCTGCACCAACTAGTAGAACTGAAGATGTAATAAAGCAGGTTCGCTCCAAAAGACCCATGAGTCGGACAGAGGTAACAGAAAAACCTTCAAGTTGTTGCTTTGATAATTGGTAAAATAGATGGCATGAGCTCAATTCTATTGCAGAAAAGTTTGGGGGTTTTAAGAGGAGAAGTGATGGAAAAGAAATTTATACACGGACATGTATGCTTGGATAACTTGTCAGAGTTGAAAAGAGCAGGTGGAAATGTGTAGTTACTGACTGTTGAGGATATAATATTAATAGTGAGATTTTTTTAGTAACTTAACATTTTAGAAAATATGGTCTCACAATTCAACATGGTATAAGGTCTTGGATTCAAGTATCACCTCCACCAAGTATTTAAAAGAATCTTGACGTGCTTGATCGATGCGAAATAATCAGGCCAACACGTGAGGGGACGTATTGaagatataaatatataaaagtgTGCTCTCTCTAGCAGcttaaacttttagatgagatTTTCACACAATTCAACAATTACGACATACATGCTTGTAACCAAATGCATGGAAGTTGAAATCtgcaatttcccttttctttctttgaaATTATAGAATTGGCTGATTCAAAATATATTCTGATGTGACCTATATTTTACATAGCATAGTCAAAAGAACTTTTGCATTCATAGGATGGTTTTTCTCTATACACCCATTTCTATGGAACTTCTTTACCCGAGTTGGTTTATAGAACTGTGCTTTCCTTTCTGTGCCATACGGCAATGCACGACCTGACCCAACTATTTGCTTAACTTGTGTCCACTCCATTGtgcattaatttatttattattttctgtttGCATAAGGAGACACTTGCTTTTCTTTGCCACTACTTCCTCATGCTCTATTGCAGACAATCTCATGTTCCCCTTCTGCTCTCGCCTCTGGATCTGCAATCGTTACACAGCTACTCCTTCTCCAgatcttttgcttttctttgccAATATTTCCGTTTCTATGCCATTCTTTTGGTGAAAAAAGAAAGCTTTCCTATTATTCCCCTTTCCGTCACTAGTTATATTCAATTCAGATTGCCTATTCGCACCGCAATCTTGACCTCTGATCAAGCTATGTACATGGGTAGATAGGCAGTTAGGGGAGCTTTTGGTTGGGGGTGGAGAGGGTCGGTTGGCCTGCCATTTCATTCGATCTCCTGCCACTTGGTGCCTCTGTTAGTTCTAGTGCTAACGAGTATTGGTCTCGTCACATAGAAGTTGGTGCAAAGGAAGAACAAGGATTTCATCCAAGGTGCCTCCTTTGGGTTGAAATTCAAGCTTCTCCTTTAACAATTCAGAGGTGATTTTTTCCCCAAGTTAAGATATGGCAGCTAGACATGCCCAAGTCATTACCATAGTGGCAAGGAGATTGTGGCAATTGCAGGGCTAGTGACTGGACAGGAATCATCCCACCCCCTCTGTTGAGAAAATTCCATTCAAGGTTGAATGATATTTCATTTGGTCTTGGAAGAAGAAGTTTAGGGGGAGATCCGTGCTGCTGAGGGTTTTTGTGATGGAAAAGGAGTGATCAAAGGCAAGAAGCTACTTTAAAGGGGACAGTTAGGGGTGAGTGGGTGACAGAAAGGGAAGGGAAGGGGCAAGTGTCTACAGGGGTAATCCCAGGATGGTGGATGGGGAAAGGAGGATGAGATCAAAACAGAGAAATGCTgggataaaataattttttttggctCTTTATACATTTTCAACCATGAACTGCGCTAACCCTAGTTAATGCATCTGGTTGGATTCGAGTGGTTTAGGCTTCTATGTGTGTCTACGTGGCGAGAAGCATAGATATGAGAGTATAGATCTGTcatgagaaacttttatagtAAATCTCTATTGCATATCTACTGTCTGCTAAGTTAATCAAATCATCTCTGTTGCATGCCTACAAAAAACCGTGCTTACGCATGAAAAAGTCTATCCTATGTTTTCTGTCTCATTCTTGTTTATTTCAATTTGTTCAGGTCCCGTCTGACATATCTGCGCAGGATAGCCAGACTGAAGACCAGGTAATTCCACAAATTTCGGAATTATTTATGGAGGTTTTAACAAGGAAAACTTTCATAAAATGCTCTTATTCCTTGAATGCTCTTCCATAAAATCAATCACCTGAAATATCCACTTTAACTGGAAGGAATTAGTCTGCTTCAAGAATTTATGGATATGCTTTCATGTTTCTTTGGCGATTTGGCCTTCCAATAGAGTTTATGACAAAAGATGCCTGTATTAATTTTTCGATTTTGAAATGTTAGCATGGCTGGGCAAAAGTAATTTCTGCTGCTTCAACTAATTCATAGTTTCATACATATTTTTCTCCAGGAAGAAGGTACTGGAACCGACTCtgccccatcatcttcaaaaatgaTCAGCTTTGATCTTTCCAATGGTGACCCGTTGGGTCCCAATGTTCCTGCATCAATAGATGATGATGACTATGTGGAATACTCACTTGATAGTTTGGCAGATTTTCCTAGTAATGTGGAGGAAGAAGAAAGGGTAAGTACGTTGAGGTTTACAGGATTTAGTCGCTTAATTGTAGGCTTCAGTATTCTTTCTATTCTTTCACTGTTTTGACCTTTTGTCTGTTGACAAAATATCAGATGTTAATGAAAGCAGTACTCGAGTCTTTAAAAGACTTGGAGGTAAAACCTCCTCCAGCCGAGCAAGCATCCTCAAAAGttgtcgaagaacttcctcaaccTTTGCAGGACAGTAAAGAGGAGTCAGCTTCTACAAAACAATGTACTCCCTCAAAAGAAATTAGTGCTAGTCCCATTGTTTCTAATGGACATGATTCAGACGCCAAAGTCCAAGTTCAAGATACTGTTAAAGTATCAGTAACACCAGCTAACAGTACTTTATCGGCGAAAGAAGTGAAAAGCAACGGGACTTCTTCTCATCGTGACATGTCTGTCAGCAGTCAAAGTTCGTCCAGCGTTGACATGGTTGATGGTACTAAAGCCACTGTGACCGTTGTGAAGAACCCAACAAGTAATATCATGGATGGTTTATTGCGTCGTTGGGATCTCAACTTTTTCAAGAACAGATAATGGTTAGACGATTGACTTTTTACAAAGACGTGTAGCCGAAAAAGTTATAGCGGTTAAAGAAATTTGCTGTTCGCTGGATGTACATTTTTGGGGGGAGTAAATATTTGTACTTTCTGTCAGGGGTGGTAAGTTGTGGCAGGTGGTTGTGGGAAATGGAGGGGGTGGGTTCGGTTGTCGCTGATTTACATAGGTCTTCCTTGATTGGTACAAGTGATTCAGCTTGTATATGTATTCCCAATGTGAAGAGATTAGGCTCATAGGCCCATTGTTTGTTGTAAATTATGGATTACCAAAATGTGTTATGTAGATGTACAGGTGATGACAATTTTTTCATGACAATCTTGCAATTGTTAGCACTCTCAAATTTCTCTATTTTATTCAGTTTTATAGTGTTTGTGTATTGTATACAAATAGAACACATCTCATTCTTTCAACATGGAAACATGCTTTTACTTTTTAAAACGCTGAAATTCTGTCAGTGTCAATGCTATTTATTTGAAGTACTCTTTTATAGCTTGCCGGATTTACTCTTTACTTTTCCTAGaggatatacatagattatacactgATCGTACACGGTTATACACATCGCACATGatatatattatacatccgaCAACTAATGTTAGTTTAAACGGTTGGGTGAGCGGCTATTTGTCGTTTGCCTTTTGCTTGGTCATATATTTCCTTTCACCCAAGTAGCCTGGTTTGGGTTTTAGTGCTggtttttaatttataatttggCTTGTGTGATACAAATATCATTTTGGATTAGAGTCTGCAAACTGTAGTGGCAATACTAGTTTGCTTTCTGCTTGATCTCAGAACCTTGTTTAGTCTGTGCCTTGTTTAGCAAATTTTGGCTGGATCTTTGCCAGCTTTATATTTTGCTCTGTCAAATAAAAGCAGTATTAAAATAGACAGCAGTGGAACTTGTTGCGAATTACAATATATTACTGTAACTTATGATATGTTTCTGTAATAGCCCTCTacataataatattaaattagaGAAAAAGAATGCTCTACTATATACTTCAATATTTACACCATTATTGCCTTTGAATGGCTAAAGTATGAACCTGAAACAATTTTTTGGTGCAATAACTGTTGAGGTTTCTATCATTCTTTTTCCCCAGCCAACAACTTCATTGCAGTATCAACCAGCGCATGAATAGTCACAGTGTGTCGATTCATTCCAACTGTTCCTGAGAAAACATTAAAGCTCTCTAGCTCTGATGTGGTTTCTATAATGTACTCCAGTTCCCTTTCCAATCCCAGATTTCTGAACGCTTGAACGTTTGTTCTTTTATCTCTCATCATCCAGATCGACAATTCTATGACAAACCTCCTAATTCTTGGAACCTTAATTGATGGATGTTGATGTTTCCTAAGAATCTCAACAAGTTTTGCAGCCAATTCAGCTTCTTGAATTTTCGCTCTCTGGAACATGATGCTTGACTCTTCTGGTGTTATAAACTTGAATATATGTGCACCTACTCCCATCATTACTTCCTGTAACTTGTTTTCCTCTGTCATTATTGCTTTGAGTACCTGAAAAGACAGAATTCAATTTAACCTGCAGTATACTAGGAACTAAAAAGAATAAGTTTTCGTATAGTACTTACAGTTGGTCCTGCAACAGCAAGTTCTCTCAATTCTTCAAAGTAACCTGATCCACTGTAGACACATAAGTTTCTCAAGATTCTTGCTGCATTTACTCGAAGCAATGGAACTTCCAATGCTTCGACGAGCTTTCCAGTGACCTTGAGTTTCAATATCGTATGGCAGTTGTTCTTGCTTTCAAGTGCCAACATAGCTAGTGCTTCTCCTGCTGCTGTTCTTACTTGACCGCGGTTGTTAGGTGTGGAGTCCTTGAAAAAAATGTTGCACAACTCCTTAAGGATTCCTCCAGTTCCTCCAATTCTCTCTGTTGCATCATCTTCCAATGCAAGACTTTTCAAGATCTCTATTCCCAAGTGTTGTAGAGTAGGGTATTTCTCCCCATATCTTAGTAAGTCCCTGATGTTGCTAATAGTGAAAACTATCTCTGAAATTTCTTTCCTTAGCTCTTTACCTGTGGCGCCTGCTGTGCTTGCCAGCATCTTCACGACCTGGAGAGATCGTTTAAGTGTCAATATCTGCGTTGGCGTTGCTGATTCATCTCTTAGTAATCTCTCTCCTGCTTGTGTGAACTCTATAATTTTGGGCAGAAGACCTCTAGTATTGCCTATCTTTCCACAGTTATCGTGGTCACGAGCAAGTTTCTTTAAAATGAGCAGCCCCAAATGATTGAATGTCCAAAATCCATAATTTTCATTGTCAAAGATAATCCTCTTTTCACAGATTTCATCATTTGCTCCAGTAGGACCCCTGCTGATTTGAAGAAGTGAAGATATGGACTCCATAGCACCAGGTATACCCGCGACACGAAGAGAATTTTGCTTTTTACCAGTAAGCTTTGATATAATCTCTGCTGCTGATAGCCTTAACTCTTCTTCTTGTATGTCTTTCCAATTCAGCATCTCAACCAACCTCTCCATTACTACTATGTTTGTTCCAATCTTCTGAAGTGTGTCATCACAAAACCGTGGACTCGCAGCAAATTTTCGCAAGATTTTAGCACCAATGAGTTGCTCATCAGGTGAGTTAGAGGCTAAGAGTTCAATAGCAAATGAAACCATATCCATCTTTAGACCATCAAATATGCTCCCATTAACACTTTTCGAATAAGCATCATAAAAAAACCGTCTGACTGAAGTCATACCTGATGGTCCCAATTCACACTCTTTGTTCACCTTCTCCAACAGACTACAAAAGCTGATCTTCCATTCCCAATAGGCTTTTTCCAATAGAAAAAGCAATGCCTCCGTGAAGGCGAGGGAATAGAATATAAGTAGAGCACTTTTCCTATTCCTCTTATCGGTATCTCCTTTGGCCACTTCACCAAAGTTCCTCAATACAAGCTTCATCAATGATAGCACCAAACATGCTGTTGCAGATAGTATTTGGAGCCAATACAGCATTTTGCTAACATTTCTTGCTACGAACATCCATCTCGCGTATGGAAGCAGAGGAACCTCAGAACTAGTCCACGTTCGAGTTGGCTGCTTCTGCTTATTCCACTTTGAATTCCTTGCAATTTCTCTATTGTTAACATGCCTACTTCCCTTTGCAACATCAGAAATAGGCTTGAAAATTGTTTTTAGAGCAttgacaatggttctagtgctGGATTTGATCGCGCGAAAGCTACTGATTCCAACATCAGCAATAGACCATGTTGCTTGGTGTTGCCACTCAAGCTCATGACTCCTACTAAAGATTCTTGTTCCTTCTATTAAAAGTATAGTAGTTATGACCCAAAAATCTGAAGTGTTCAAAGTGATAGCAAAGCCACCAAGAAGAACAACTGTTGCCCATATGAAACCAAGTGTTCCTAATCCAGTTGCTGCTTTTTCAAGCACTGCTAGCCTCAGAGCAAAAAGGGTAATCTTTTTCTCCGGTGCACGAATCGTTGGCCTTTTCGGAGAAACAGAATTAGCTGTGCTGCTGTTCTTTGTTTCCATTGGACTTTGAGGTTCAAAGATTGTTGGACCTCCACTTTCTACCACACTTAGTCTTCCATTAAGTTCATTTATCTCTAGATGAACACTTCCTTCGCTCTCTATCGATGATCTACGatccatttttctctttttttggacCAAGAAAGATAGCTATACAATGGAAGATTGATTAGGGAAAAAACTCAAGAAAGTAGCACTTAGGCTTTTATGACATGAAGGAGTTGATTAAGGTTTGAAGGAGAGAATGTTGTGTTGataaaaatagtatatatatatatagagagaggaaAATGAGCTTAGAGTACACGTTTAAGTTGTGGAAATGAGGAGGAAAGACAAACGTTAAGTTGCGTCTCTTTCCGCTATTTTTTCAAGGAAGTTAGTTTTTAAGTTTCtgctttgtttgtttgtttcgcTGCTCTGCTTTTAAGTTTGCCAACAGCAACATGTATTCTTACTAGTTTGGATTAACGGCCTAAGCAAAATAAAATACTAACATTAGACTAATATATTGGTCAAATACTCTATATATACATGCGTAGTAAAATCTTATACTCCTACGTGCTTAGTGAATTCTTGACTTCACTAATTTCGATGAGCCGACCAAAAAAATAACCACTTGATAATTAAAGTATTTATACAATTAAGTCAATTATTATAGGTGAATCTCTTGATAAGTATTAATTTATAATCTgataaaaatcaatatataagGTGAGGGTTACTATAATCAGAGTCATGGTTACAAATAATATAAGACTGGACTAGGCAAAAATAGCAGCTCTAAAGTAAAATATGAAAGCCACTTTCCCCCCTAATTTTGGATAAAGTTGTTTCTCCTTTATCTAACGAATTCTCACACATTTTTTACCTGATTTTTCCTTGTCAGAAGTTTCTTCTTGTAAAAGCAAACTTTATAAGTAGTAAGTTATTTATGACTATTCTAAACTAGCTTGAGCCCATGATGTGGGAAGTGTCATTTCTTGGGGAACAAGCTACAGtcacataaaatttaaattatttaggATTTCATTTGATGATCTAATAGATAAATTGAAAGAtttgcttttatatatatatatatatatatatatatatatatatatatatatgacttaaTGTATTCTACTTGTTTTAAAGTACTTATTacgtttaaaaaaaatatttctgtgCACTAAACTTTTGCTACGCATCTACTAtataagtttttattttgtatttttttgagaGGCTGTTTTGACTTTTGCGACTTGAACCTAgtgattattttccaaaaataaatattttaaacactATATACTCCACGAAAAGTTACGTGATAGGTTTATATATTCCACTTATAAAAGTTGAAGATTTTCCACCTTCATTTATTAGCGGTGCAGAGTTAAATTAAGTAACTTATACTTCCAAGAATTTGGCAATAACAAGTGTATATTTAGGCCATGCCGATCAAAACACGTCTAATGATTCAAAGTCAAGGAGAGATTTATCATTAATGTATGTATTTACCCAGTTTGTCATTAAATAATTAACTTGATACTTTTTTTGGTTATTTCTGTGATTGTTAGTGCAGAACTTAGACATGATAAGTAGTAATTAGCATCTGAATTGTCGTATAATAATGTGGAAAACAGGCAAATGAGCTGGTCTTGTGGCTTGCAAGATTGGACTACAACAAGTCTTCTTGTGTCAAGTTAAAGTCTTGTAGTGACGTCCTCATTCCAATTTTTCCTTTCCAATCACACAACCTCAAATCGTAAACGAATTCTATATTAAATACATGTAAaatcattaaaagaaaaaaaattcaaaatttgttcttttatatatatatatagtactaATTACATTTGCCATCAAGGGAATTGTTTAACGGTTAAGATGGCACAATTCGAACTATAGTATCACAACTTTGAATCTCAGTAACTTTTCACAATTCGAATCATAATGCCACAAGTTTGAATCTCAATGActtaactttcccttctttcctaTTAACATTATGAGAAGAATTGAATGAAAAAAAGTTTTGGTTGATAATTGTTACGTAGACGTGGGGAGGTGATGCTAAAAAGACTTAGAAGACAAGTGAATTATACCAATTCATGGCTGCAGACAGTTTCCTTTTGTTGATGTCTATAACATATTGCTTGTCCTCTAATAAACAATGCCTTTTAATGTATTTCTATTTTGTTCATTAAAATTGGTTGCTTATTCAGCTTCAACATGTAATCTAATAATGAGAGTTGTAGAGGTTTAATTTTCAGATATAAGCAAGGAATATGAATATGATCTGGACATTAGCATGAAATTCAATCATTTATCAATTATGGGATCGTAGTAATGACTTTATGACATTGTTTATCCATTGGAGTCATCTCCTAATTTGAAAGTCAAAGACCTTTTAAAAAAATTGTTGTGCTCGTCACAATTCAAACTACTTATGATTGACTTACAACGTAACCTAAAAGTCTATTaagccaaaagaaaaagaaaatagaagtatGTGCAGTTTTTGTTAAAATTTTTAATCCTCCAAAATGACCGAAGAATAAATAAAGTCTCGTTTCCACCTAAATCATATGGGTTCTAAGGCTCCAGAGGCTGATGGATATAAATTGTGGTACTCAGGCCGCGTGAGGGATAAGAATGGGGTAGACATCTTGGTTGACATGGATCTTAGGGAGCTAGTGGTAGAAGTTAAGAGGGTGAATGACAGGTTGATGGCTATTACGCTGGTTGTGGGAAGATCTACTTTAAACGTGATTAGTGCTTATGTGCCTTAAGGGGGTTTTGACTAAGAGATTAAGAGGCGTTTCTGGGAAGACCTTCACTGGTTGATCCGTGGCATTCTGCACGCTGAGAaattattcataggaggagatttcaatggtcacaGTGGGGCGACCTCTAGGGGTTATGACGATGTGCATGGGCTTTGGTTTTGGAGTTAGGAACGGAGGTGGTACTTCGCTGTTGGACTGTGCTAAAGCCTTTGATTTGGTGATTGTTAAATCGTGCTTTCCGAAGAGGGAAGAGCACTTGGTCATCTTCAAGAATTCATTGGCCAAGACTTAAATTGATTATCTACTCCTCCGGAAGGGTGATAGGGGTCATTGCATGGATTGCAAGGTTATACTGAGCAAGAACCTCACGACTCAACATAGGTTATTGGTGATGGACTTGGAGATcgtgagaaagaagaagaagtggtCTGGGTATGGTCAGCCTAGGATCATGTTGGGTGCCTTGACTAATGACAAAGCCTTGGAGTTTGtggagggaggggggggggagtgTTGGCTATGGGAGCCTGGAAGAGCAGTGAGGATGCGAGCTGTATGTGGACCACGACAACAGAGTGTATTAGAGTAGTTACGAGAGAAAGGGTCTTGAAGGGTTTCTCTAGTGGCCACAAAGGTATCTGGTGGTGGAGTGAAGGGGTACAAGAGAAAGTGGAGGCCAAGAAAGCGACATACTTGAAGCTTATAGAGAGCATGGACGAGAAGGCGAAGAGGATGAACAAGGAGGGGTATAGAAGGGCTAAGAAGGAGGCAAAGTTAGCGGTTATTGCGGCAAAGACTGCAGCGTATGGGCATTTGTATGAAGAGCTTGGGGCCAAAGGCGGGGACAAAAAGATACCCAAGGTGAGGGAGAGGAAGGCCCGTTATCTGGATCAAGTAAAGTGCATCAAAGATGAGGAAGGTAGAGTTTTGATGTAAGAGGCTCAGATTAGGCGAAGGTGGCAGACATACTTCCATAAACTCCTGAATGGAGAGGGTGATAGAAACATTGTGATAGGAGATTTGGAGCACTTCGAGATTCGCCAATATTTCGAGTATTGTAGGCACATAAGAGTAGATGAGGAGGGGGTGGTTATGCGCAAGATGCACATGGGTAGAGCAACCGGGCCAGACAAAATACCTATGGAATTTTGAAAGAATACGGGTAGGGCAggtttggagtggctcactaggcCGTTCAACGTTATTTTTAAGAcaaagaagatgcccgaagaatgGAGGCAGAGTACGATGATTCCCCTGtataagaacaagggtgatatccaaagttTCAATAATTATATGGGGATCAATCTGCTGAGTCATACGATGAAAGTTttggagagggtggttgaagccaGGGTGAGGAGCAGTATGTCCATTTCTGAGAACCAGTTCAATTTTATGTCGGGGAGTTCGACTATGGAAGCCATTCACCTTGTGAGGAGATTGGTGGAGTGGTATAGGGAGATGAAAAAGGATTTCCATATGGTGTTCATTAACCTAGAAAAAGCTTATGACAAAGTCCCGAGAGAGGTTCtttggagatgtttggaggctataGGGTCCCACTAGCCTATATTAGAGTGATTAAGGACACGCGTGATGGAGCCAAGACTAGTAGGTAGTCGAGCATTTCTCTTTGTTTTACTCAGTTCGCtagcattagtgttagtatgatatcCTTCTATTTGGCTTGTACTAACTAGAGTTTAACTTCTTTCTTGACTTCGATATTTTTTAATCTTGTTGTTATTCCTACTTGTTTCCAcctttttctcttctcttctttcatGCGTTCTCCAGccgagtctatcggaaacaacctctctgcccttccagggtaggggtaaggctgcacACATCTTACTCTCCCCAGACTCCATTTGTGGAAAATTACtaggcttgttgttgttgttataatttCATGACCCAAACCCCATAATAGGCTGTGATGACGCT of the Nicotiana tabacum cultivar K326 chromosome 7, ASM71507v2, whole genome shotgun sequence genome contains:
- the LOC107827538 gene encoding uncharacterized protein LOC107827538 — translated: MDRRSSIESEGSVHLEINELNGRLSVVESGGPTIFEPQSPMETKNSSTANSVSPKRPTIRAPEKKITLFALRLAVLEKAATGLGTLGFIWATVVLLGGFAITLNTSDFWVITTILLIEGTRIFSRSHELEWQHQATWSIADVGISSFRAIKSSTRTIVNALKTIFKPISDVAKGSRHVNNREIARNSKWNKQKQPTRTWTSSEVPLLPYARWMFVARNVSKMLYWLQILSATACLVLSLMKLVLRNFGEVAKGDTDKRNRKSALLIFYSLAFTEALLFLLEKAYWEWKISFCSLLEKVNKECELGPSGMTSVRRFFYDAYSKSVNGSIFDGLKMDMVSFAIELLASNSPDEQLIGAKILRKFAASPRFCDDTLQKIGTNIVVMERLVEMLNWKDIQEEELRLSAAEIISKLTGKKQNSLRVAGIPGAMESISSLLQISRGPTGANDEICEKRIIFDNENYGFWTFNHLGLLILKKLARDHDNCGKIGNTRGLLPKIIEFTQAGERLLRDESATPTQILTLKRSLQVVKMLASTAGATGKELRKEISEIVFTISNIRDLLRYGEKYPTLQHLGIEILKSLALEDDATERIGGTGGILKELCNIFFKDSTPNNRGQVRTAAGEALAMLALESKNNCHTILKLKVTGKLVEALEVPLLRVNAARILRNLCVYSGSGYFEELRELAVAGPTVLKAIMTEENKLQEVMMGVGAHIFKFITPEESSIMFQRAKIQEAELAAKLVEILRKHQHPSIKVPRIRRFVIELSIWMMRDKRTNVQAFRNLGLERELEYIIETTSELESFNVFSGTVGMNRHTVTIHALVDTAMKLLAGEKE
- the LOC107827537 gene encoding uncharacterized protein LOC107827537, which codes for MGSKAPEADGYKLWYSGRVRDKNGVDILVDMDLRELVVEVKRVNDRLMAITLVVGRSTLNVISAYEEISMVTVGRPLGVMTMCMGFGFGVRNGGGTSLLDCAKAFDLVIVKSCFPKREEHLVIFKNSLAKT
- the LOC107827539 gene encoding uncharacterized protein LOC107827539 isoform X2 — translated: MLKGKWYQRRDLEVKNSRDDVLKCTHYMPLIRPEGKPLPCVIYCHGNSGCRADASEAAIILLPLNITVFTLDFSGSGLSGGEHVTLGWNEKDDLRAVVEYLRTDGNVSLIGLWGRSMGAVTSLMYGAKDPSIAGMVLDSPFSDLVDLMMELVDTYKIRLPKFTVKFAIQYMRRAVLKKAKFDITELNTIKVAKSCFVPVLLGHAVDDDFIQPHHSDRVFEAYMGDKNIIKFEGDHNSPRPQFYFDSISIFFNNVLQPPEDEAGGAFFDMPQDYFGKGSWSTVHEVDFMDDVHDVAAAPTSRTEDVIKQVRSKRPMSRTEVPSDISAQDSQTEDQEEGTGTDSAPSSSKMISFDLSNGDPLGPNVPASIDDDDYVEYSLDSLADFPSNVEEEERMLMKAVLESLKDLEVKPPPAEQASSKVVEELPQPLQDSKEESASTKQCTPSKEISASPIVSNGHDSDAKVQVQDTVKVSVTPANSTLSAKEVKSNGTSSHRDMSVSSQSSSSVDMVDGTKATVTVVKNPTSNIMDGLLRRWDLNFFKNR
- the LOC107827539 gene encoding uncharacterized protein LOC107827539 isoform X1 encodes the protein MEQLVNFIIRPPRAEYDPKNDLLDEEFMLKGKWYQRRDLEVKNSRDDVLKCTHYMPLIRPEGKPLPCVIYCHGNSGCRADASEAAIILLPLNITVFTLDFSGSGLSGGEHVTLGWNEKDDLRAVVEYLRTDGNVSLIGLWGRSMGAVTSLMYGAKDPSIAGMVLDSPFSDLVDLMMELVDTYKIRLPKFTVKFAIQYMRRAVLKKAKFDITELNTIKVAKSCFVPVLLGHAVDDDFIQPHHSDRVFEAYMGDKNIIKFEGDHNSPRPQFYFDSISIFFNNVLQPPEDEAGGAFFDMPQDYFGKGSWSTVHEVDFMDDVHDVAAAPTSRTEDVIKQVRSKRPMSRTEVPSDISAQDSQTEDQEEGTGTDSAPSSSKMISFDLSNGDPLGPNVPASIDDDDYVEYSLDSLADFPSNVEEEERMLMKAVLESLKDLEVKPPPAEQASSKVVEELPQPLQDSKEESASTKQCTPSKEISASPIVSNGHDSDAKVQVQDTVKVSVTPANSTLSAKEVKSNGTSSHRDMSVSSQSSSSVDMVDGTKATVTVVKNPTSNIMDGLLRRWDLNFFKNR